The Bacteroides ovatus genomic interval CCCGACAGAGGAGGGAACGCCACAAGGTGGCATTATCTCTCCCACGCTTGCCAATATGACATTGGACGGATTGCAGAAAGTCCTTGCAGAGAAATATAAGCGAGTTAGAATCAAAGGCAAGTTATATTCGCCAATGGTGAATCTTGTCCGCTATGCTGATGACTTTATAATTACCTGCGAGAACCGTGAAACACTTGAAAAGGAAATCAAACCATTGGTAGCCGACTTTATGTCTGAAAGAGGTCTGACCCTATCGGAAGAAAAGACGGTGATAACCAACATTCGTGACGGTTTCGATTTTCTCGGGTTCAATATCCGCAAATACGGCAATGAAATATTGACCAAGCCGACCAAGAAAGCCGAAAAACGTTTTATGGAAAATATCCGTAAGGTGACAAAAGGCCATAAAGGTTGTAAGCAGGAGTCGTTAATCAGGATGTTGAACGCTAAAATCCGAGGATGGGGAGCATATTATCAGCATGGGGCGACACGTGATTCATTTCACAGAATCGACCATCAGATATTTCTCGCCTTGTGGCAGTGGGCTAAACGCCGTCACTCCAAGAAGGGGAAACGGTGGATAAAAGACCGCTATTGGCACAATATCCGAGGGAACAGTTGGACTTTCGCCGCTAAGTTCAAGAAATCAAACGGCAAAGAAGACCAACTCACCTTGTTGAAACTGGCATCTTCGTTTCCTTTTCTGCAATATACGCAGATAAAGGGGGACATGAATCCGTTTGACGCAGACTGCCGCCTGTACTTCAATAAAAGAATGAAGTCAAAGATGCTTGTGACGCTGAAAGGACGTAAATCCCTGCTTTACCTATGGGAAAAGCAAGGTCGGAAATGTCCGATATGTGGTGAACCGATTGACACGCATAAGGCATGGAATGTAATGCCGACCGTACAAGACGGACGGAAATGCAATCTGTTGGTTCATGATGAATGTTTCAAATTATCCCGTAAAAACAATGGAAACAAGAAGTAGGATGAGCCGGTCTCTGCACACGAACAGAGACTTTGAAAAGCTTGAGCCGTATGAGGGGAAACCCTCACGTACGGTTCTGAGGGGGGAAGAGGGCAGTAATGCCCTTGACCTACCCGATCGACCGGCTGACATGGAGCAGCGCAACGGCAGGGCGGTACGCAAGGGCAACACCGTGAAACTGTGGGGCGGCAACGTGGTGGATGTGGTGATTTACGGCACGGAAAAGACACTTGATGCCTACAAATTCAATTTGCTGAAAAACAAGCAGATGTTCATCAACCAAATCAATAACGGCACAATCGCCGTGCGCCGTATCGACGAGGGCGGCATGGACGAGGACAACGGCATGAACTTCGCCGAGTTCGTGGCAATCCTTTCCGGCAACACCGATTTGCTGAACAAGGCAAAACTCGACAACAAGATTATGCAGTTGGAAAAGGAACAGACCATTTTCAAGAAAGAACGCATCCGTGCCGAGCGGAAAATAACCGCCGGACAGGAAGATATGGCAAAGACACAGCGTACAAAGGCCGGTTTCATCAAGGATTGGGAATACTTCAACTCTTACGAGGGGACAAAAGTAACACAACTTCTCAACCTGCCACAAGCTACAGCCGAGGAAACAGGCCGGGAATTACACCGCATCGCCAAAACCTACCGTAGCGGAGCGTATGGTACGATTGGCACGTTTACAGGGCTGAATTTGCTGGTACGCAGCGAGTACAGCATAAACGGTACATTTGACCGAAACACGTTCTTTGTCGAGGGGACAAGCGGGCTTAAATACCGTTGTGGACTGACAGGTGCGTTACCGCTTGGCTTCGTGGAATCTGCTCAATATCCGCAGGCTACACTAAACAAATTGCCCTCACTTATTGAGAAGCAACAAAAGACGGTGGAGCGGATTGAAAGCGAAATCCCCATATTGCAGGACATCGTTGGCCGCCAGTGGAGCAAAGCCGATGAATTGGTAAAACTCAAACTGGAGTGCAAGGAGCTGCAGCGGAAGATTGACGAAAGTCTCAAGGATGCGGAACGCTCTCTAACTCCATCCGAAACAACGGCTGCCGAATACGAACCTACTACTAAGGCCGCTTAAACCATAATCATATCTTAACCTTTTCCCTCTGTTCGGTTGCGATAACTCGACAGGGGGATTTTTCTTGTACTCCGATCTGATGGCGGCAATATCCATTTATATACACCTCCCAAATAGGCTTTACTTCACTGCTATACAGTCGATACTAAATGTAGTACATACTAATGTTAGTAAAGTAGGATATCAGGAAATCTCCCGTTGCAAAGGATAGTATGCACTACATTTAGTCAATCAGTATTTTAGTATAGTAGTAGATACTACGATACTAAAATGT includes:
- the ltrA gene encoding group II intron reverse transcriptase/maturase, whose product is MNENKTSCAPADNQQTLWDRIDWTKAELAVRKLQARIVKAQKEGRYNKVKALQWTLTHSFYAKALAVKRITSNGGGNTPGVDMETWEKPEAKTQAISELKRRGYQPKPLRRVHIKKSNGKLRPLGIPTMKDRAMQALYLMALEPVSETTADSRSYGFRKERRCMDAVMQCHNILRKGYSPEWILEGDIKGCFDHISHEWLLANIPMDKAILRKWLKCGYVFNKQMFPTEEGTPQGGIISPTLANMTLDGLQKVLAEKYKRVRIKGKLYSPMVNLVRYADDFIITCENRETLEKEIKPLVADFMSERGLTLSEEKTVITNIRDGFDFLGFNIRKYGNEILTKPTKKAEKRFMENIRKVTKGHKGCKQESLIRMLNAKIRGWGAYYQHGATRDSFHRIDHQIFLALWQWAKRRHSKKGKRWIKDRYWHNIRGNSWTFAAKFKKSNGKEDQLTLLKLASSFPFLQYTQIKGDMNPFDADCRLYFNKRMKSKMLVTLKGRKSLLYLWEKQGRKCPICGEPIDTHKAWNVMPTVQDGRKCNLLVHDECFKLSRKNNGNKK